Proteins encoded in a region of the Marinococcus sp. PL1-022 genome:
- the fapR gene encoding transcription factor FapR → MARKNKKARQEELQSVIASNPFITDEALARSFQVSVQTVRLDRLELSIPEHRERIKHVAKERLDEVKALPIEEVIGEVIDLHLDHEAISMLEITEDHVFSRNGIARGHYLFAQANSLAVAVINDELALTMRSSLEFNRQVLLGERIIAKAVVTKKTERKTYVTVTSRVQGEEVFQGEFVMYRSHAASVSE, encoded by the coding sequence ATGGCCCGAAAAAACAAAAAGGCAAGACAGGAAGAGCTTCAGAGTGTCATTGCCTCTAATCCCTTTATTACCGATGAAGCACTTGCCCGGTCGTTTCAGGTGAGCGTTCAGACAGTCCGTCTGGACCGTCTGGAGCTCTCGATCCCGGAGCACCGGGAGAGGATCAAGCACGTAGCCAAGGAAAGGCTTGACGAAGTCAAGGCGCTGCCGATCGAAGAAGTGATCGGAGAGGTTATCGATCTCCATCTGGACCACGAGGCGATCAGCATGCTTGAAATTACGGAGGACCACGTATTCTCAAGGAACGGCATTGCCCGTGGGCATTACCTGTTTGCGCAGGCGAATTCCCTGGCTGTAGCCGTGATCAACGATGAACTGGCGCTTACGATGCGCTCGTCCCTTGAATTTAACCGGCAGGTGCTTCTGGGAGAACGAATTATTGCCAAAGCGGTCGTTACAAAAAAGACCGAAAGAAAAACATATGTTACGGTAACAAGCCGCGTGCAGGGGGAAGAAGTGTTTCAGGGCGAATTTGTCATGTACCGTTCCCACGCTGCTTCGGTGAGCGAATAA
- the recG gene encoding ATP-dependent DNA helicase RecG gives MTSTLQSPVSDLKGVGEEKQRELEQLGITTIDHLLHHFPYRYENHEVVPIEELKHQEKVTITGEVQSEPSVRYFGKKKSRMTVRILIDHLLVTAVFFNRAFLKKQIEVGRQVTITGKWDKHRLTISVQDFRAGAPDPAKQLEPIYSVAGSLTVKQMQRIQAEAVKHVLQVVPENLPEEIRERYRLPGKPETFQALHQPESREQLKHARRRYVYEELLFFQLKMQMFKRMERQSASAQPFVYEKEATADFEKQLPFPLTNAQKRVVQEILEDIEAPIRMNRLLQGDVGSGKTVVASIAMHAVFTGKAQSALMVPTEILAEQHYDSLQELFAGTDVTVGLLTGSMRQKEKRNAYERISDGTIDIIIGTHALIQEPVQFHNLKLVITDEQHRFGVGQRRILKEKGEDPDVLFMTATPIPRTLAISVYGDMDVSVIDEMPPGRKPIETYWAKPQMLERVLRFVQKEIDQGRQAYVICPLIEESEALDVQNAIDVHAQLMQFFPQYRVGLMHGRLPAEEKEDVMQRFASHELDILVSTTVVEVGVNVQNATMMVIYDAERFGLSQLHQLRGRVGRGEHQSYCVLLADPKSETGQERMNIMQETEDGFVLSEKDLELRGPGDFFGKKQSGLPEFKIADVVHDFKALETARDDAAKLIRSEVFWKDEKYRALREYLEEAGAFQKDKLD, from the coding sequence CAGGAAAAAGTAACGATTACCGGCGAAGTGCAGTCGGAGCCGTCCGTGCGGTATTTCGGCAAAAAAAAGTCCCGGATGACCGTAAGGATATTAATTGATCATTTACTGGTGACGGCCGTGTTTTTTAACCGGGCGTTTTTAAAAAAGCAGATAGAAGTCGGCAGACAGGTGACTATCACCGGGAAATGGGACAAGCACCGCCTCACCATCTCGGTGCAGGATTTTCGGGCCGGCGCCCCCGACCCGGCAAAGCAGCTCGAGCCAATCTACAGCGTGGCCGGGAGCCTGACGGTGAAACAGATGCAGCGCATTCAGGCAGAGGCCGTGAAACACGTCTTGCAGGTAGTCCCTGAAAACCTGCCCGAAGAAATCCGCGAACGATACCGTCTGCCGGGCAAGCCCGAAACATTTCAGGCGCTTCACCAGCCGGAGAGCCGGGAACAGCTGAAGCATGCAAGAAGGCGCTACGTCTATGAAGAACTGCTGTTTTTTCAGCTTAAAATGCAGATGTTTAAACGGATGGAACGGCAGTCAGCCTCGGCGCAGCCGTTTGTGTATGAGAAGGAAGCAACAGCGGATTTTGAAAAGCAGCTGCCGTTTCCGCTCACGAATGCACAAAAAAGAGTGGTGCAGGAAATCCTTGAGGATATTGAGGCCCCCATCCGGATGAACCGGCTTTTGCAGGGGGATGTGGGCTCCGGAAAAACAGTGGTGGCCTCTATTGCCATGCACGCCGTATTTACCGGAAAGGCCCAGTCGGCGCTGATGGTGCCTACAGAAATTCTTGCCGAGCAGCACTATGACTCTCTTCAGGAGCTGTTTGCCGGGACGGATGTGACCGTGGGGTTGCTGACTGGTTCCATGCGGCAGAAGGAAAAGCGGAACGCCTATGAGCGCATCTCCGACGGCACCATCGATATTATCATCGGCACCCATGCCCTCATCCAGGAGCCGGTGCAGTTTCACAACCTGAAGCTTGTTATTACCGATGAGCAGCACCGGTTCGGGGTCGGCCAGCGCCGGATCCTGAAAGAAAAGGGGGAGGACCCCGATGTATTGTTTATGACCGCCACCCCGATTCCCCGGACGCTTGCTATCAGCGTCTACGGGGATATGGACGTGTCGGTGATTGACGAAATGCCCCCGGGCCGGAAGCCGATTGAAACTTACTGGGCAAAGCCGCAGATGCTTGAGCGGGTACTTCGTTTTGTGCAGAAAGAAATCGACCAGGGGCGGCAGGCCTATGTCATCTGCCCGCTCATTGAAGAGTCAGAGGCACTCGACGTACAGAACGCGATAGATGTACATGCCCAGCTGATGCAATTTTTCCCGCAGTACCGTGTCGGCCTGATGCACGGGCGGCTCCCGGCGGAGGAAAAGGAGGACGTCATGCAGCGGTTTGCCAGCCATGAACTTGATATTCTCGTTTCGACGACGGTCGTGGAGGTCGGCGTGAACGTGCAGAACGCCACGATGATGGTTATTTACGATGCAGAGCGCTTCGGGCTCTCCCAGCTGCATCAGCTGCGGGGCCGGGTTGGCCGTGGAGAGCACCAGTCCTACTGCGTTCTGTTAGCCGACCCAAAATCAGAAACCGGCCAGGAGCGGATGAATATCATGCAGGAGACAGAGGATGGATTTGTTCTTTCGGAAAAAGACTTGGAGCTGCGCGGACCGGGAGACTTTTTCGGGAAAAAGCAGAGTGGACTGCCTGAATTTAAAATTGCGGACGTGGTGCATGACTTTAAAGCGCTCGAAACCGCCCGGGACGACGCGGCGAAGCTGATCCGCAGCGAGGTGTTCTGGAAGGATGAAAAATACCGGGCTCTCCGGGAATATCTTGAAGAGGCCGGAGCCTTTCAAAAAGATAAACTGGATTAG